Genomic segment of Macellibacteroides fermentans:
TTTCAAACCGCACATCCATATAATAAGCATGGATAACTAATTTTACGAGTTGATCTATTGTCGTCAACAATAAAATCCATAAAATTATTTTTGTTTTTTTATTCATACCGCTCATTAATGGTTTCAATTCTTTAGCCTTAATTCATAACAATATTGATTCGAATTTATAACACTCTTAATCTGCGTCAGTCACAAATAAACTACCTGGTGGTTTTTTCTTTGAGAGCTAACAAAAACGGGAGTTCGGAGTATAATCCGTGCTTTTCGTTTTCAAATATAACACTTATTTTAACAATACAAGGCATATCAATTGATTAAAATAGAGTGTTTTTTATTATCTGATAAATCAACAAAAAAGGACTTATAAATACTGCACGCTAAGTGGTCGCAAAGTGGTCGCTTGAAACGCTGTGCCCATGCGGGTTCTGAGAGATTACGTTGCACAACTTGCACGCATCGTGCACGCCCTATCTTATTATATTAATAAAAGAATAAAAGAAGGATACTTAAAGTATCTATTGAAGAGGAAGAAAATGACTGATGTGTACTGCAAAAGTAGCAATATCTTTTCCAAATGGCAAATGGTCTGCGATAATTAATAACAGATGCCGGAAGTTGCCATTTTTACATGAACCGCAATGCCTGCAAACGGGTTATATAACATAATCAACAACGCTATGAAAGCATTTATTCTTACGAGTGTCCTTTTGGCTTTGCCTTTTTTTACGGCTTGTTCTCAGGCTGAGAAGAAAAATACAATCAATAAGCAGACGGTCCGATCGCTCGATCTGGACCGGTATCTGGGTAAATGGTACGAAATTGCCCGCTTCGATCATCCTTTTGAACGGGATATGGTGGGGGTGACTGCCGAGTATTCACTGCGTCCGGATGGGAAAATCAGGGTGCTGAACAGTGGGTACAAACCCGACTTTAACGGAAAGTTTAAAACGGCGGAGGGGAAGGCCAGAAGGCCGGATCCTAATGAACCGGGTAAACTGGAGGTCTCTTTTTTCCTTTGGTTTTACGGCGAGTATAACATTCTGGAACTGGACGAGCAAAATTACAGCTATGTTCTGATAGGCAGCAGTTCGGATAAATACCTCTGGATATTAAGCCGTACGCCGCAGTTACCGCATGAAACGGTGAATATGCTGCTGGAAAAGGCCAGGGAAAGAGGGTACGATACCTCCAAACTTATTTGGGTAAAGCAAAAATAACAGCCTGTTGGTCTGCCTATTTGATGTTTGTTTGAAAAGGAATGCCTACTTTTACACCCATCAAACAAACAATAAATGAGATCTAAAGATTTGAAAGCGGCTGGCACGGCCAGATTATTAGTTATAGGTGAAGATTCAAATCTGCAATGGTCTGATACGGCAACCGAATATGCGATGTTTGCCGACTACTATTTTCGTCGTTTCCCCGAGGATCATGGCGAACGAAGCCGCAATGTGGAGGCGCGCGATTTATTTAATCACATCATGTATGTTACACTCAATTCGGTCAAGCCGGAGGATATGTATATTACAAATCTTTGCAACGATTACGTGGAACCTGCCCCCAAAGGGAAACGGGTGCTGATTAAAGAGGAAAAGGCCCTGAAGGGTGTGGAGCATATTAAATGGATTCTGGAACAATATCCTACCATCGAATGGATTCTCCCAATGTCTCTGCAGACCAATTACTGGCTTCAGAAAGTGGGGTTCTATGGAGGTGATGAGGCGTTTCTGCATGGTGCTCAGCCACGTCGCGTAGGGATTGAGTGCATTCAGCCCTATTATCAACCGGTTGACGGGAAGGCCTTTGCAAGTATTTGTGGAAACATATACGATGCCAACGATTATCCTGCAAAAGTGATTCCGATTCTGCCGGCAAAGGATTATCCTTTAAAGGGGTTGAACGAGGAAAAATATGGAAAAGCATACGAAAGATTGCGTGCCAGTTTCCGGAAGTAGAGCTTAACACCCGCAATCAACAGGTTATTTATCATTAATATCTTGTAAATTATTTTTTTCCCAATATACTTTTGTATCTTTGCCTTAAGGGAAGTATTTGTTCAACATATGGACACTTTGCATTCAACAATTGTTAAACGCAAGTTATCCATATGTTGACTTTGCGTTTGACAATTGACAAACGAATACTTGCCTTAAGTTTTACAATTAGTTTCCTTAATCTTTTCTAATATTTAATCATTACATGAGTGCTAAGTATAAGCTAACAGAAAATCCTCCTGCATCAGCAAAGAACGGAATACAAAACTTACATGCCCGTATTGTTCCTTCACGTACGGCAACAATTGATGACCTGGCTGCAGAGATTTCCACTATATCCACCTTTTCATCGGGCGACATAAAAGGGTTGCTCGAAAGTTTCACCCAAGTGGTTACCAATCGCCTTAAAAACGGCGAGAATGTAAACCTGGACGGACTGGGATACTATTCCGTTTCGCTGGATTGTCCCAAAGATATCACCAGCGAAAAGCGGATACGTGCCGAATCGATACGCTTCAGGAATGTGAATTTCCGCTGCTCAAATAAGATGAAAGCAAGTCTGAAGTCCATGAAGCTGGAACGTGTACCTGCCGTAAAGAAAAAAGAGTTTACCGGAGAGGAGCGTTTGCAGCGGATTATAAGTAAAATGAATGAGCTGCGCACGGTTACTTGTACCGACTGTATGGGTGTGAATCAGTGTTCACGCTACATCGCCTTGCAAGACCTTAATACGCTGATCGAGAGTGGAAAGATAGAAAAACTGGGCTACGGAAAGAACGTATTGTATATGCTGCGTCCCTGATTCCGTTGGTGACAGATAACAGATGATTTGGATCTGTCACACCCATCTGTCATTTCCAGAACCCTTATCCACAAAGGGATCTGAGCCATTTTATGAGAGATGACAGATGAAATTGACATTTATTCGTTTTAAACAGGAATGTTAATCCGTAAAATGTATAAATAAAGCCGTAATTTATATAAGTGGTTCACCAAATAAGCTACTAATTTTGCATTATCAAAAATCTAAAAATGGGAGTTATGGAAAAGAACAATCGGAGAGATTTCTTAAAAGCAGGTGCTTTGTTAAGCGGGTCGGTCATACTCTCGCCGGCAATCGGCAAGGCACAGGGTTCCGAAAACGGGTTAAGCATGCCTGCTAACACGGATGTAAAGTACCGTACTTTAGGCTCGGGCAGTCAGGCGCTTAAGGTTTCGGCATTGGGACTGGGTTGTATGGGGATGAGCTATCACCGCAGCTTTGTGCCCGATAAGAAAGCGATGTTCTCCATGCTTCATAAGGCATACGATTTAGGTGTTACCTTTTTTGATACGGCTGAGGCATACGGACCGCTGGTAAATGAGGAGCTGGTTGGCGAAGCTGTTTCTTCTTTCCGCAAAGAGATTGTAATTGCCACTAAGTTTGGATTTAAAAATGGCCGGCCGAGCGAAGGGTTGGACAGCCGTCCGGAACGAATCAGGGCCGTGGTGGAGCATTCGTTGAAAAGCCTGAAGACTGATTATATTGATTTACTTTACCAGCACAGGGTTGACCCGGCCGTTCCCATGGAGGAGGTTGCCGGAACGGTTAAAGATTTAATACAGGAGGGGAAGGTTAAGTACTTCGGGCTAAGTGAGGCCGGCGAAGCCAATATCCGAAAGGCGCATGCCGTGCAACCGGTGACTGCTTTACAGAGTGAATATTCGTTGATGACCCGCCAACCGGAAAAGGATGTGATTAACGTATGCGAGGAGTTGGGTATCGGGTTTGTGCCCTACAGCCCGTTAAGCCGGGGGATGATTACCGGTTACCTTAACGAGCGTTCCAAATACAATCCCAACAACGACAACAGGCCCACCCTGCCCCGTTATCAACCGGATAATGTGATTGCCAACTGGCCGTTGATAGATACCCTGAAGGCATTTGGAGATCAGCGGGGACTAACGGTTGCTCAGGTGGCTTTGGCCTGGTTACTGGCGCAGAAACCGTTTATCGTTCCAATTCCGGGCACTACCAAATTGGCCCATCTGCAGGAAAACATGTGGGCGGCCGATTTTGAATTTACTGCCGAAGAACAGCAGAGCCTTACCGACCAGATTAATAAGATCAAGATCGTTGGCGAAAGATATACAGGTATATCTGCTCAGCAAACGGCCAAATAATCAGTTTTTTTGCTTTCTGAAATCGATGGGCGAAAGACCGGCTTTACGTTTAAAGAACTTCCCGAAGGAAGATTGATCCGAGAAGTGTAGCAGCGAAGTTATCTCCTGGATGGAGAGCTTCGAATGCATCAGTAATGTCCTGGCATCACTGTAAAGCATTTCGTAGATAAAGTCGGTCACCGTCTGTCCCGTTATCCGTTTTACGATATGTATAAGGTAATGATCCGAGATATTCAGCCTCGAGGAATAGAAATCTACCTTATGCTCCTTTCTGTAGTTTGCCACCAGTAATTCGATAAACGATTTGATGATGCTTTCGTAGCGGGTAAGGTTGGCTTCGGTCTCCAGGTCGGAGGTCCGGTCTATCATATTGCTTAAATCCAGGTAGAACCCGAAAAGGCAATTTAAGATAATCTCCTTGTGATACAAATGCTCTGCATCTTCTATAGCATCATTTACGGACGTAATTCGTTTGTACAGCAACTCCGACTGGTGGGTACTGATCCGCAACACCGGCATATTAAACATCCTTACCCCATACTTGATCCGTTTATAAATCATATCGGTGGAATCCATATCGTCCATAAAATCTTTACTTACAAACAGGCAGATACATTTAAAATCGGCACTGCAGTTGTCGAAGTTAAACATGTGTGAGGCCGATAGCAAAAGCAATGTATCCGGCTCTACTTTATGGAATTTATAGTTGATACATGCAGTCGCATTTCCGGATAAGACCAATATGGCAATGGAAGCATTTAAATACAGCGGAACAGAAAATTGAGATAAAACATCGGTTGAATCGATTGTTGTACAGTTTATCTTTACTCGTATGTCGGTTGGAGATGTACCTGAAGGAAGCAGCTCGCTGATGTTTTTAATGTGAATTTTGCCTTTCATTCATCAAGATTGAAATGAGGTGCAAAAGTAGTTTTTTTTCTTTTTATGTCCAAATTAAACCAATTCTGCACAATTAGAGATTTCGTGAAGTTAGTAAGAAACCCGACCTTTGCACCCGTCATTCTAAAACACTTAACAAACTGAAATTTAAATATATATGACGAAATTGAAGGTTACTTTTTTACTGATTCTATTCATACACAGTTCCCATTTTTTATTTTCACAACGTGCTGATAGTAAATTGATGAGCATCCATTGGAATCGTCGCCGTTGCTGCAACAGGCCAAACTGGGCATCGAAGAATCCAGACACAACGAAAAGATAGTAAATGCAGAACGTCTGCCTTCGGTGGCATTGATAGCCGGAGATCATCTGGACGGCCCTATCACCATCGAGGTGCCTCCCATCAACAAAAACTTTAACTACTGGTACGTGGGTATCGGTATTAAATACAACCTGGCCTCGCAGTACAAAACCAGTAGTAAATCTCGACTTGCCCGGTATTCGTATCAAAAGGCGGTGGAGAACGAGCTGTTGCTAAGGGATAATATCCAAACCCTGGTAAAGGCTTCGCATGTAAGATTCGCAGAGGCATTCGCTATGTACGACACGCAAAAGAAGAGCCTCGAACTGGCAGAACAAAACTATGATGTGATAAACAACCGCTATCTGAACGACCTGGCTCTGATTACCGATATGCTGGATGCCGGCAACTCCAAGCTTAGCGCCGAACTGCAGGTGGTGTAAGGAGACGCAGACGGCCCATGTGAAAGAGGGACAGCCGGTGGAGATAGAGGTGGATGCCATTCCGGATGTAATCTTCAAAGGGGTTGTGAGATCTATCTCCAGTGCTACGGGGGCCAGCTTTTCATTATTCCCTCAGGATAATTCGGCCGGTAATTTTGTAAAGGTTGAACAACGGATTCCCATCCGCATCGAATTTACTGCCGAGAATAAAAAGGCCGACCTGGAACGTTTACGTGCCGGAATGAATGCCGAATGTATTATAAACTATTGATATGCACGAATCAGGTCCTTTTACTTTACCGGCTATCCGCGATTTTGTTCCGAAAAAATGGAAACCGTGGATAATGATTGCCATCGTTATCGTATTTCAGCTTTCCGGAGGGGTTTACCTGGCTTCGGTAGCCGAGATGGTTGGTTCGCTGGCCTTGCTGCATGAAGATATCATGATGGCGGGTTATGCCTCCCTTGTGGGAATGTCTCTTACATTTGCACTGCTCATCGTAATCGACCTGTTGCTTGCCCCATCGCATCTTTTTGAACACATTTTGATGGAATCAATCCTGGGATATGATGCTTTGCACGTAAACTCGCTCAATTGGACAGCCATATTAGGTACGGCTACCGGGGCTTTGTTCACCTATCAGCTGTTTGCTTTGCGTAAATGGAGGTACAAGACGATGACGGTTATTGGATTTGCCTGTATTCTGGGGTATCTGGCGATCAGCTACTTTACCATCGATTATAACTTGCCGAAACAGGCGTTTATCCTGCCTGTTTTCTTACGGTCGTTCGGTTATGTAATTATTGCGATCTGCTTTCTTACCTCTTTGTCGCGGGTGCCGTTCCAGAATTTCTTTCAGGCTCTTACAATCCAGTCTTTTGTAAGTGCGGCTTTCGGGTCGGCTTTGGGCGATTCGATAGTGGGACATGCGTTACAGGTTGTAACCAAAAAGAATGCAATGCTTCTGAGTGCCGGCTTCGACCATGTAAATCCCGCCTCGTATAAATTGCCGGCAGGAGCGCTTTACGGTGCACTTCAGCAGCATGCGTTGCTGATTTCGATGAAGGAACTGTACGGATGGCTTTTGATGATCGGACTTTTCTGTCTGTTTGTCTTCATGGTAAAAGAAAGCTCCCTTCGTCCGAAGTATGCCATACATCCCAAATTCAGAACCATTCGTCGCGCAATAAAGCACGAACTAAGAGAAGACGCCGAATAAATATCCCCACATCAGGATTGGTAACGGCATACACTCATGCATACATAGTGCCTACACTTTTACGGCGTGAAATATCCAAGCTCCGGTTGACTAAAGATTTACATCTCTTTAATCGGCCGGAGCTTCCTTTAATATCCTTTGGTTGTGGATTATGAAGTAGTATCAATTGGTAGAATTATTCTGTTTCACGATGTACAAAATTGGAAGTTCGTTTTTTTATAAGCCATTTCCCGTTCTGCTTCACGAATTCATCTTTGTAAATGGTATACATGGTAATTTTTACAGGATTTTCGTTCTGATTACCGATCAATATAACACGGCAATATGAAGTTGCTTTGGCAGTAGTTGCCGTAAGTTCATCAATTGTTTGTTGTCCGTTTTGATGATAGACTGTTTTAAAGTTGGATAAGAACCCGGAAAATGCATCGAACAGCTGTTTTCGCCCTTTTAAATAGGATGATAATGCTCCGTCGGTATACGATTGAACCACCCCGTCTTCGGTAAAGAGCTGAACCTGTTTCTCGATCTCTTTAGTATCGGCAAGGTTAGAGAATACATCTACTACCTCTTTGATAGCCATTTTATCTTCAATTGTTTGAAGACTGCTAACCTCCGTGTAGTCGCTTAAAACCTGGGAACAGCTAAATGTTGTAGCAATGAATGCTACGAATAACATGATTTTCTTCATCTGATTATTTTAATAAAGTTATAGAATATAACCCGTTGGCGGAATTAAATTAGTGCATATTTAATTTGTCCAATGGGTTTGTTATTAATCTTGTTTATATATTGAAGGATTGTAAGTGCACTAATTTTCCCCGTAATTCTGGTAAACAATCCTTCTGTTTGTTTTGCGTAATTTCTGATTATCATAAATTGATCGCATAATTGTGCAAAAAGCGTTTCAACCCTTTTCCTTGCTTTAGCAAATGGACTAAATACAGGTTTCCAATCTTTTTGATTCGACCGATATGGAACTTCCAACTTGATATTAGCTTTTTCAAATAAATCAAGTTGTATGGCTGCTCCAATATATCCACGATCACCGATGATGGTGCAATTCTGAAAGTTACACTTTACGTCTTTCAAATAATGAATGTCGTGAACACTCGCCTTTGTCAGGTCAAAAGAGTGTATGACACCGCTCAACCCACAGAGAGAATGTAATTTATATCCGTAATAATGTTTACCCTGTGAAGCACAATAGCCATAATTGGGAGCTTTATCATAATTATTCTTTCCCATTTTACAACGTTTTGACCTTATGGGACGACAGACTTCAATTGGCATAGAATCAATACAGAAAATAGCTTCTCCACCATCAACTTTTGATGCAATTCTTTCACGCACCTGATTACATAAGCCGATAGTGAGCTTCCTGCGATCATTATATTGACGACGGGATATGAGAGAAGAAAAATCATCTTTGTATTCATTTAATTTAGAAAACAAAAAGCTTTCACTATCTATACCTATTGATTCGGCAGCAAGGCTTAAACTGATCACTTCTAAGTCAGAGAACTTCGGGACGACTCCTCTGCGAGGTATATTCCCTTTTTCGTTTACTAAATCAGCAGAAAACATCTTGCATATATCAAGAAATTTAGCGAATATTGCATATAAGTTGTGCATAATTGAGCTGTATATTAATAGTTTGATCACCATTAAAATACTAATAATCAATGATATGCACAACTTATTTCCTGACATTTTTTAGTGAATTAATTCCGCCAACGGGTGAATATACTGTTTATTTAATTTTATCGGGTAACGGCGTTTTGCCATTTGTTCCTTTTGATGATGTACCAAGGCTCGTTCCAATATCGTGTGATGCTTTCAATCCTTCGGGAGCTCTGTTTCCAAATACCTCCATAGCAGCGAACCCGGATTCTAATTCATCTATATCGCTAGTTTGTAAAATTACCTTATGTGCATCTGTATTTTCTCTCATATGCGTTATTGATCTTGTTCCGGGAATGGGTACTATAAACGGTTTTTTAGCCATCAGCCAGGCCAATGCAATCTGACCGGAAGTAGCTTCGTATTTCTGTGCCATATTCTCCAACAACGTTACTATCGGACGGTTCTTCACCAAGGCTTCAGTCGTAAACCGGGGGAAATTTAAGTTTTTACGGATATCACCTTCTGCGAATGGAAAATCCGAGGTAACCTTTCCTGTTAAATATCCCATTCCAAGTGGAGACCAGGGAACAAAGCCAATGCCCAGTTCTTCACAAACAGGAATTACTTCGGCTTCCGGATCGCGGGTCCAGAAGGAAAATTCATTTTGGATAGCTGTTACTTTGTGTTCTTTATGAGCCCTTCTTATGGTTGCGGCTCCGGCTTCTGATAACCCGTAATACCTCACTTTGCCCTCCTTAATGAGTTCGCCCATAGTACCGGCTACATCTTCAATCGGAACCGTGGGATCAACACGATGCTGATATAACAAATCGATCCTATCGGTTTTTAATCGCTTCAACATCCTATCCACTGCAAGCTTGATATGTTGCGGACGGCTGTTAAGACCGCCTTTTAGCTGTCCGGTTTCAAAATCAATATCAAAGCCGAACTTACTCGCTAGTACAACCTCATCCCGAAATGGCTGAAGAGCCTCACCTACTATCTGTTCGCTAATATGTGGCCCATAAATTTCTGCTGTGTCAAAAAAACGGATACCATATTCGTATGCATTTCGAATGAGCTTAACTGAGTCTTCTTTACCAGGAGAATTACCGTATGCCCAAGCAATATTCATACAACCAAGTCCAAGCTCTGATACTTCAAGCTCTCCAAGTTTGCGCGTTCTGAGATCTGTTTTGTTTTTCAAGTTATTATTTATTTGAATGTTATCATTTTCAACTGTATTACTTAATCTATCTGTCTGACCGAAGGAAAACAACGGAGCACCTAAAACCAAACCTGTACCAACAAGTCCGGATTTTGCTAAAAAATCTCTTCTGTTTAATTTACTGATGTTTGATTTCATACGTGTAATTTATTAAAGTTATTATCATGAACCTACTGATACAAAAGTACTTGCTAATTACCAGAATAGTATAACACATATTACGTCAACATTTTCACAAAATTCTGATTTCCGATTAAAATTAGTAAGTAACTACAATAATTATATAAATCAAAATAGTATTTTTACAATTATTACTGAAATAATGAATTTCTATCACTCCATGAAAAAACAAGAGAACGAAATTATTGTCGTAAAAAGTTTGGATAACGAAAATATCCCAACTGATTTCCAGAAAAACTATTTCACCCACATTATTTGTCATCATGGCACCGGTCAATTCCGATTGAATAACACTGTTTATAAATTCTCACCTAATGATATTGTAATTCTTATTCCATCTTTACAAATTGATGATATCCTTTTTTCGCCTGATTTCGAAGCTACGTATCTTTTAATATCCTTCGGACTGATGAGCAATAACAATCCCGATATCGGTTGGGGAATAAAAGGATTTATGTTTTCCAAAGATAATCCTGTAGTCTCGCTTTCAGAAACAGATAAGGAGAGATGTCTGCGTAACTTTTTCTTATTAAAGGAGAAGTACGAAGATACCTATCATCGGTTCAGAAAAGAAATTGTCAATCTTCAGGTACAAATATTTGTAATGGAAATGTGGCATATTTTTAATGAAAAAATGGAAAAAAGAATATTGAGCAACGAGAAAGGTTCTATTTTCGAAAAGTTTTTGCAATTAGTTCAGATGCATTGCATGCAACAACGGGAAGTAGAATTTTATAGCAACAAACTTTGTATCACGCCCAAATACTTATCCGAGGTTTGTAAGAAAACCAGTGGAAAGACCTCGTCTGAATGGATACAGAATTATACTACACAGAACCTGATTATGCTGCTTCGGAATAGAGATCTTAGTTTTACTGAAATTGCTGACACGATGAATTTTTCGAGTCAATCTTTTTTCAGCCGGTATGTTAGTAAAACACTTGGTGTTACCCCCAGTCAGTTCAGGCTGAGATTAAACGATTGAATACTAATAGATTTATAGGATACAGATTGGAAATGGAATCACAAATGGCATTGAGGGATGCGGAGATATTCCCGTCAGACAGGGTGTTGAAGGATACACTTGGTGATGTGTACGACGTGCTGGAATCTTTTCTGGCAACGATTACAAACGAAGCCTATCTTTTAAACATTGAATGGAGATACTACAACGATGGCAAAGCCTGGCTCTGCAAAGTACAACATAAAAAGAAGACTATTTTGTGGCTTTCGGTGTGGGAAGGCTTCTTCAAGGTGAGTTTCTTTTTTACCGAAAAGCACCTCGAAGCAATCGCTGCACTTGATATATCGGAAGCCATCAAAACAGAGGTTGCCTCTTCAAAAGCTGTAGGCCGACTTATCCCCATGATTTTCAATATAAACAACGCAAGTCAACTGGAGGAATTGCTGACTGTTGTCCGCTTTAAGAAGACACTGAAATAGGCGTTTAATATGTAATAATTTATACTAAAGATGATGTTTACGACACTCGACAATGTAAGAAAATTACTGAAAGACAATGCTGATCCTAAAATCCTTGCTTCATCCGCCCGCTATCACAAAGAAGGCGAAGCTCCCAAAGTATATGGTGTAGGAATGGCAAATGTTGGTAAAATAGCCAAAGAGGCTTTTAAACAGATAAAACATTTACCTAAGCAGGAAATATTTGAATTATGCGAAGGACTTTGGCAGACAGGCTATTTGGAAGAATCGGTTGTTGCTTGTGTCTGGGCCGAATCTTTACATAAACAGTACGAGCCTGCCGACTTTAAGATATTTGAGCATTGGGTACACGATTGTGTGACCAATTGGGCCGATTGCGACACACTATGTAATCACACTGTGGGCAGTTTCGTTACAATGTATCCCGAATATGTGGCTGAACTAAAAAAATGGGCTAAATCGACCCGGCGGTTTGTAAAACGTGCCGGAGCAGTAACGTTGATTATCCCAGCCAGAAAAGGCTTGTTTTTAGAGGATGTATTTGAAATTGCCGATATCCTGCTGTTAGATAAAGACGATTTAGTACAGAAAGGCTACGGATGGATGTTAAAAGCTGCCAGTGAAGCTCATCAAAAAGAGGTGTTTGATTACGTAATGGCAAATAAGTCTGTTATGCCTCGCACTGCCCTGCGTTACGCTATCGAAAAAATGCCTGTCGATTTAAAAGCAGAAGCAATGAAGAAGTAAAATTATGAATTATAACATATCCATCATAAGTGAAAATTACTAATCTTGAGGAAAAAGACAAGTCGTACATTATTGTTTTTTTCTCAACAAGATTTAGCGGATTATACAGGATTAAGTTAATGAATTATCAAAAGTTTTGTCAAAAAAATTCGAAAGGCTATATACTTAATACATAATTTGTACTACGACCTCCATCTTCAGCTTTGCATAGAATATCTTTTACCATCAAATCCTTGATGTCATTAAGTGCTGTATCTGCGGAGCATTTGGTTATTTTAGCCCACTTTCCTGAGGTTAATTTGCCATCAAATCCATCAAGCAATTTATTGAGCATCGTTCGCTGACGCTCGTTAAGTGATGTTTGAGCGTGTGTATCCCAAAACCGAGCTTTAGTCAATATAGACCCCAATAGTATTTCAGTTGATGATAAAGCTCCGTTAAGGCACTTTATAAACCATAGTAGCCAGTCGGTTATTTCTCCATTACCGTGTTGTGTACGTTCTAAAATATCATAGTATGTCTTTCTTTCATTTAGAATCTGATTTGACATACTGTAAAAACGCTGAGAAGATCCATCACTGCGAGCAAGCAGCATATCTGTTATTGCACGGGCAATACGCCCATTCCCATCATCAAAAGGGTGTATTGTGATAAACCACAAGTGGGCTATTGCTGCTTTTATGACACTATCCAATGATGACTCATGGTTAAACCACGAAAGGAATTTCTCCATTTCATCGCTCACTATTTCTGGCTTCGGGGCTTCATAATGGACTCTCTCTTTCCCCATTGCTCCGGACACAACCTGCATTTCGCCTGTACGATATTTCCCTACCTCAATACGATACATTCCACTCCAACCAGTTGGAAATAGTGCAGCGTGCCAACCAAACAATCTTTCATGAGAGAGTGGCTCATTATATCGTTGGGTTGCATCAAGCATCATCTCCACAACGCCATCAACATCTCTTGTCGAATTTACCATTCCCGAAACATTTAATCCTAATCTACGAGCTATTGACGAACGCACCTGTTCTTTATTTAGGATCTCACCCTCTATCTCGGTAGATTTCAATACGTCAAGAGTAAGCGTTGTGAGCAGAGCCTCCGCTCGAAGCGAGAAACCTAACCCTTGCATCTGACCGAGTAATCTCCCTTGCATATAGCGAACTTGTGCTAATGCTGAAACCAATCCTTCGGACGAGTATCTGAAATCGTTCCAGTTATTTAATTGATGGATGTACATCGTTAATGAGTTTTACACAAAACTAGGTATAATTCGGTAAATAGCAAATTATTTGCCGAATATAATTCGGTGTTTAAGGATTTCTTTC
This window contains:
- a CDS encoding aldo/keto reductase; its protein translation is MKSNISKLNRRDFLAKSGLVGTGLVLGAPLFSFGQTDRLSNTVENDNIQINNNLKNKTDLRTRKLGELEVSELGLGCMNIAWAYGNSPGKEDSVKLIRNAYEYGIRFFDTAEIYGPHISEQIVGEALQPFRDEVVLASKFGFDIDFETGQLKGGLNSRPQHIKLAVDRMLKRLKTDRIDLLYQHRVDPTVPIEDVAGTMGELIKEGKVRYYGLSEAGAATIRRAHKEHKVTAIQNEFSFWTRDPEAEVIPVCEELGIGFVPWSPLGMGYLTGKVTSDFPFAEGDIRKNLNFPRFTTEALVKNRPIVTLLENMAQKYEATSGQIALAWLMAKKPFIVPIPGTRSITHMRENTDAHKVILQTSDIDELESGFAAMEVFGNRAPEGLKASHDIGTSLGTSSKGTNGKTPLPDKIK
- a CDS encoding helix-turn-helix domain-containing protein; the encoded protein is MKKQENEIIVVKSLDNENIPTDFQKNYFTHIICHHGTGQFRLNNTVYKFSPNDIVILIPSLQIDDILFSPDFEATYLLISFGLMSNNNPDIGWGIKGFMFSKDNPVVSLSETDKERCLRNFFLLKEKYEDTYHRFRKEIVNLQVQIFVMEMWHIFNEKMEKRILSNEKGSIFEKFLQLVQMHCMQQREVEFYSNKLCITPKYLSEVCKKTSGKTSSEWIQNYTTQNLIMLLRNRDLSFTEIADTMNFSSQSFFSRYVSKTLGVTPSQFRLRLND
- a CDS encoding DUF3788 family protein, with the protein product MESQMALRDAEIFPSDRVLKDTLGDVYDVLESFLATITNEAYLLNIEWRYYNDGKAWLCKVQHKKKTILWLSVWEGFFKVSFFFTEKHLEAIAALDISEAIKTEVASSKAVGRLIPMIFNINNASQLEELLTVVRFKKTLK
- a CDS encoding DNA alkylation repair protein, with the protein product MMFTTLDNVRKLLKDNADPKILASSARYHKEGEAPKVYGVGMANVGKIAKEAFKQIKHLPKQEIFELCEGLWQTGYLEESVVACVWAESLHKQYEPADFKIFEHWVHDCVTNWADCDTLCNHTVGSFVTMYPEYVAELKKWAKSTRRFVKRAGAVTLIIPARKGLFLEDVFEIADILLLDKDDLVQKGYGWMLKAASEAHQKEVFDYVMANKSVMPRTALRYAIEKMPVDLKAEAMKK
- a CDS encoding Fic family protein; this translates as MYIHQLNNWNDFRYSSEGLVSALAQVRYMQGRLLGQMQGLGFSLRAEALLTTLTLDVLKSTEIEGEILNKEQVRSSIARRLGLNVSGMVNSTRDVDGVVEMMLDATQRYNEPLSHERLFGWHAALFPTGWSGMYRIEVGKYRTGEMQVVSGAMGKERVHYEAPKPEIVSDEMEKFLSWFNHESSLDSVIKAAIAHLWFITIHPFDDGNGRIARAITDMLLARSDGSSQRFYSMSNQILNERKTYYDILERTQHGNGEITDWLLWFIKCLNGALSSTEILLGSILTKARFWDTHAQTSLNERQRTMLNKLLDGFDGKLTSGKWAKITKCSADTALNDIKDLMVKDILCKAEDGGRSTNYVLSI